In a single window of the Planctomycetia bacterium genome:
- a CDS encoding MFS transporter, whose amino-acid sequence MDLFRIGRLPFMARRNYLIEIQHLFIWGLFAGLVEGTVSAVVVSKTFGGSYFLITVVQATPAFANLVSLVWGTLIVGRRKVPVFMALAAASVSCTLTVSMTPDSAAGGWIFALQICLARVFMSGVVTTRASLWKSNYPKSHRGRITAGLQIVRTLVGLPIILGCGALFDFDHLAYKWFYPAVALTGALGLFVFRRLHVRGEKSAASTRAGGDRDAIAEAGLIAPFSLVSSVTPWQIIGRMREALRQDPKFARYCTAQMCLGSANLMVMPVNTIVLTKVLGLSYLLSNGLLDGVPRVVTLLMLPIWARLFDRVGVLRFRVVNSVCWSTSLLFCGLGAMAAMYVDGGAAFVLVLALVAFSIGRVADGMAQSGGAIAWNIGHLHFAEDDKAELYMGIHVSLTGFRGLFAPFLGALLYEWIDWGVFGVALIVSVTGYVLFSQLAAEERRAK is encoded by the coding sequence ATGGACCTCTTTCGCATCGGCCGGCTGCCGTTCATGGCCCGGCGCAATTACCTCATCGAGATTCAGCATCTCTTTATCTGGGGCCTTTTTGCCGGGCTCGTCGAGGGCACCGTCTCGGCCGTCGTGGTCAGCAAGACCTTCGGCGGTAGCTACTTCCTGATCACCGTCGTCCAGGCGACCCCCGCCTTCGCAAATCTCGTCAGCCTCGTCTGGGGCACCCTCATTGTCGGCCGTCGAAAGGTTCCCGTCTTCATGGCCCTGGCCGCCGCGAGTGTCTCCTGCACGCTCACCGTCAGCATGACGCCGGATTCTGCCGCCGGCGGGTGGATTTTTGCATTACAGATTTGCCTCGCTCGCGTGTTCATGTCCGGCGTCGTCACCACCCGTGCCAGTCTGTGGAAGAGTAACTACCCCAAGTCGCATCGCGGCCGCATCACCGCCGGACTGCAAATCGTCCGTACCCTTGTCGGCCTGCCGATCATTCTCGGCTGCGGCGCGCTCTTCGATTTCGATCACCTTGCCTACAAATGGTTCTATCCGGCAGTTGCCCTCACCGGCGCCCTCGGCCTTTTCGTTTTTCGACGTCTCCACGTCCGCGGCGAAAAGTCGGCCGCATCCACTCGCGCCGGAGGAGATCGAGACGCGATCGCGGAGGCTGGCCTGATAGCGCCGTTCTCACTCGTCTCCTCCGTAACGCCCTGGCAGATCATCGGCCGCATGCGCGAAGCGCTTCGGCAGGATCCAAAATTCGCCCGCTACTGCACCGCTCAGATGTGTCTCGGCAGTGCCAACCTCATGGTCATGCCGGTCAACACCATCGTCCTCACCAAGGTCCTCGGCCTCTCCTACCTGCTGAGCAACGGCCTACTCGACGGCGTGCCGCGCGTCGTGACACTGCTGATGCTGCCTATTTGGGCGAGGCTGTTCGATCGGGTCGGCGTGCTCCGCTTTCGAGTGGTCAACTCAGTCTGTTGGAGCACTTCGCTCCTCTTCTGCGGATTGGGGGCGATGGCGGCGATGTACGTCGACGGCGGCGCGGCATTCGTCCTCGTGCTTGCCTTGGTCGCCTTCTCCATCGGCCGCGTCGCCGACGGGATGGCCCAAAGCGGCGGAGCGATCGCATGGAACATCGGCCACCTGCATTTCGCCGAGGACGACAAGGCCGAGCTGTACATGGGCATCCACGTCTCGCTCACCGGCTTCCGCGGCCTCTTCGCCCCTTTCCTCGGTGCGCTGCTTTATGAGTGGATCGACTGGGGTGTCTTCGGCGTTGCCCTGATCGTCTCAGTCACCGGATACGTCTTGTTCTCGCAACTGGCGGCTGAAGAAAGACGCGCAAAGTGA
- a CDS encoding Ig-like domain-containing protein, protein MNEMKHANPRRFGVLLVTVALAQACACQSTIQLEVPLSPVGTDTNAQKPGSTPDDSEDPSPTPIVINPTGEYTQYVLTDRQRFVGLPAWMPGVDYNTLTFTILAAPTHGTLYGTAPNLVYVPEAGFSGDDEFIYRAAGGSQSLQRRVKLKVAPTFVPPIGIPSPPFGIEESHHMYDGATFDFGSGPEPYRDAGNGPYTHYIDCNVGLDYLPPSSTPNPFGTAASPRKTIPDSLPDGSVVELHGVGFDTQLLKSVSGTGSAAKPIFIRGASPTQKPIVRRPLQIKCDYVIVENIDFDYSDYGSPSLNGVGAMVRVYEETSPALRLFHHISVRHCLFRDMPRDPNEGVAIATSFSVQDTPSSPNDATSLLEYLVVYDIEARNLGEWNNPSGSTDYLGPHFGANTRHVWLLDSHLHHLGSHAAAFTRTNALSDQAPCRNGYAGRCYMHHCKESAFIFKHARDSILSQSILHTSRDSDSGPGDGVAIHSNDSNANWPASDNIWVLFNEVYDTERGIDHTSPPSMPVGTFGRSYIIGNVVHDVYDAGDLSYTNGSGISHSKLTQVRIINNTIYSCDQGIWWGTSGLTEPGRCTTVVRNNLIANLSEKYLQTNGVDGLHFNVTPDSIIPFPYSVVDHNLHWEDVGNVRFMIVAPFGVTRYFFLLPDMFLVTGLGGDSLQTPPLLSNPADHSYFLTGASPCVNAGVLDDAYTTFQLTFGRSIRFYQDGTAFTPGQVNIGALPVK, encoded by the coding sequence ATGAATGAGATGAAACACGCCAATCCCAGACGTTTTGGGGTGCTGCTTGTTACCGTTGCGTTGGCACAGGCATGTGCCTGCCAGAGCACCATCCAACTTGAAGTTCCACTCTCACCGGTAGGAACTGACACGAATGCCCAGAAACCAGGATCCACACCCGACGATTCCGAAGATCCTTCGCCCACCCCGATCGTCATCAATCCCACTGGTGAGTACACGCAGTATGTCTTGACGGATCGACAGCGATTCGTGGGCCTGCCCGCGTGGATGCCGGGGGTGGATTACAACACGTTGACGTTTACGATCCTGGCAGCACCGACGCATGGCACTTTGTATGGCACGGCGCCGAATCTCGTATATGTGCCGGAGGCCGGTTTTTCGGGAGATGACGAGTTTATCTACCGCGCGGCGGGCGGGAGTCAGTCGCTGCAACGACGCGTCAAGCTCAAAGTCGCCCCCACGTTTGTGCCTCCCATCGGAATTCCGTCGCCGCCCTTTGGAATTGAGGAATCCCACCATATGTATGACGGTGCGACGTTTGACTTTGGCAGCGGGCCAGAGCCGTACCGCGACGCGGGCAACGGGCCTTACACGCACTATATAGACTGCAACGTCGGCTTGGATTATTTGCCGCCGTCTAGTACGCCGAATCCGTTTGGAACGGCCGCCTCGCCGCGAAAGACGATTCCGGATTCCCTCCCCGACGGAAGCGTGGTCGAGCTGCACGGCGTCGGATTTGACACGCAACTCTTGAAGAGCGTTTCCGGTACCGGGTCGGCTGCAAAACCCATCTTCATTCGAGGAGCGAGCCCGACCCAGAAGCCCATCGTACGGCGGCCACTCCAAATCAAGTGTGACTATGTGATAGTCGAGAACATCGATTTCGACTACTCCGACTATGGTTCACCAAGTCTCAATGGCGTCGGCGCGATGGTTCGCGTCTATGAGGAGACGAGCCCGGCTTTGCGATTATTCCACCACATCTCCGTGCGGCATTGCCTTTTTCGTGACATGCCGAGAGACCCAAATGAAGGGGTGGCGATTGCGACCAGCTTCTCGGTCCAAGACACGCCTTCATCGCCCAATGACGCGACGAGCCTTTTGGAGTACCTCGTTGTTTATGATATCGAAGCCCGCAATTTGGGCGAATGGAATAACCCCTCGGGCTCAACTGATTATCTCGGGCCGCACTTCGGCGCTAATACCCGGCACGTCTGGCTGCTCGATTCGCACCTGCATCACCTCGGCAGCCATGCCGCAGCCTTTACTCGAACCAACGCTTTATCCGATCAGGCGCCTTGCAGAAACGGATACGCCGGTCGTTGCTATATGCATCACTGCAAGGAAAGCGCCTTTATCTTCAAGCACGCTCGCGATTCGATATTGTCCCAATCGATATTGCATACTTCGCGCGATTCCGATTCCGGACCGGGCGATGGTGTCGCCATCCACTCAAACGACTCCAATGCAAACTGGCCCGCCTCGGATAACATCTGGGTTCTGTTCAATGAAGTCTATGACACCGAACGAGGCATCGATCACACGAGCCCGCCGTCGATGCCGGTCGGCACTTTCGGGCGATCCTATATTATTGGCAACGTCGTCCACGACGTATATGACGCGGGCGATCTCAGCTACACCAACGGCTCTGGAATCAGTCACTCGAAACTGACTCAGGTCCGAATCATCAATAACACGATCTATAGCTGCGACCAGGGCATCTGGTGGGGCACCTCAGGCCTGACCGAGCCGGGTCGGTGCACGACCGTCGTTCGCAATAACCTGATTGCCAACTTGAGCGAGAAATACCTGCAGACGAACGGCGTAGACGGCCTTCACTTCAACGTGACTCCAGATTCGATCATTCCATTTCCATATAGCGTCGTGGATCATAATCTGCACTGGGAAGACGTCGGAAATGTTCGGTTCATGATTGTGGCGCCGTTCGGCGTGACGAGATATTTCTTCCTGCTCCCGGATATGTTCCTCGTGACCGGACTGGGCGGCGATTCTCTTCAGACGCCGCCGCTGCTGAGCAATCCGGCGGACCATTCGTACTTCCTCACCGGGGCCAGTCCATGCGTGAACGCGGGCGTTTTGGACGACGCCTATACGACGTTCCAGTTAACGTTTGGGCGTTCGATTCGATTCTACCAGGACGGAACGGCCTTCACGCCCGGCCAGGTCAATATCGGCGCTCTTCCGGTCAAATGA
- a CDS encoding aminotransferase class V-fold PLP-dependent enzyme, with product MGQRLYLDNAATSFPKPPEVFEAMQSYAREIGASAGRGAYREAVETGRIVTDCRRGLARLIGASKPEEIVFTLNCSAALNQAIKGLLVQGDHVVATKMEHNSVLRPLGGLTTAGKITTTYVDVDPATGLVRPSDVLSALRPDTRLVCVVHGSNVTGAVQPIEEIGPELRRRGVLLLVDAAQTAGHLPLDVQSGCFDFLAMPGHKGLMGPLGTGALYIRQGLEEALRPLIEGGTGSVSEHPVQPDFMPDKFESGSHNAIGLAGLGAAIQWIEAKGMESLMRHDRELSGRFLDAAREIPELTVYGPQEPTSRVAVFSIRLGGLDPQELSSLMESEFGILSRSGIHCAPLAHQSIGTHADGGTTRLSFGAFNTPQDVDRCIECLRELSTVASRA from the coding sequence ATGGGCCAGAGATTGTATCTGGACAACGCCGCGACCAGCTTTCCCAAGCCGCCGGAAGTCTTCGAGGCGATGCAATCGTACGCCCGGGAAATCGGGGCGTCTGCGGGCCGAGGCGCTTACCGTGAGGCCGTGGAGACCGGCCGCATTGTCACTGATTGTCGGCGCGGACTTGCCCGATTGATCGGGGCGTCCAAGCCGGAGGAGATCGTCTTTACGCTCAATTGTTCGGCCGCCCTGAACCAGGCGATCAAGGGTCTGCTTGTTCAGGGGGATCACGTCGTTGCCACGAAGATGGAGCATAACTCCGTCCTTCGCCCGCTTGGCGGACTGACGACGGCAGGCAAGATTACGACGACCTATGTGGATGTCGACCCCGCGACAGGGCTTGTGCGACCGAGCGATGTCCTTTCGGCACTGCGACCTGACACGCGGCTCGTGTGCGTCGTGCATGGCAGCAACGTCACCGGTGCGGTACAGCCAATCGAGGAAATCGGGCCGGAACTGAGACGACGGGGCGTGCTCCTGCTCGTCGATGCGGCGCAGACGGCAGGCCACCTTCCATTAGACGTTCAAAGCGGATGTTTCGATTTCCTCGCTATGCCGGGACATAAGGGATTGATGGGCCCGCTGGGAACCGGCGCGCTCTACATTCGCCAGGGCCTTGAGGAAGCGCTGAGGCCGTTGATCGAAGGGGGCACGGGCAGTGTGAGCGAACACCCTGTACAGCCGGACTTCATGCCGGACAAGTTCGAGTCGGGCAGTCACAATGCCATCGGCCTTGCCGGGCTTGGCGCTGCCATCCAGTGGATCGAGGCGAAAGGGATGGAGTCGCTGATGCGGCACGATCGTGAATTGTCAGGGCGATTTCTTGATGCGGCCCGAGAGATTCCGGAACTGACCGTGTACGGGCCACAAGAGCCGACATCTCGCGTTGCGGTGTTCAGCATCCGGCTGGGTGGGTTGGATCCGCAGGAGCTTTCATCCCTTATGGAGAGTGAGTTCGGGATTCTGAGCCGCTCGGGAATTCATTGTGCCCCGCTTGCACACCAGTCCATTGGAACCCATGCCGACGGCGGAACGACCCGCCTATCGTTCGGTGCTTTCAACACGCCGCAGGACGTAGATCGTTGTATTGAATGCCTGAGAGAACTTTCCACGGTTGCTTCGCGAGCCTGA
- a CDS encoding DUF4159 domain-containing protein gives MPERTFHGCFASLTRDVRTRLALGWLLAISVSASTVGAAMAEPTTADVDAEIGQGIAALLDAIQLEDDIQYSPAGKPGQTIRLQGIIGRRTKKWIEIKNKDGRTVQIPLDAITVWNRSGYVKNELSSYYLGGPTALAGLALLSAGVGHNDPKMASLLETLIAEPNMQSGTYVHSLRAAMLSALLDRNLSPTTRTKYARLLRREVNWLAGAGRGNGGYGYTLDDAPHWDHSNTQFANLGLWAGALADVGTKRSVWSLMRDHWLTSQTDSGGWSYRDNNSSPTSSMTLAGCNSLFIVLDRYFPLREGRYVVFEGIPPNRKAREAMKRVYDAILRGDAFLTTNPPDVSQHEGYELFGLERLGLASGRARIGGVDWYASNLKKILGREWGRSVVADSFALIFLAHGQAPIFIQKMQYGADEDQWNYYYRDLAGITRFLSKSFERLYRWQIVGSHATLDELRDAPILYLSGSGILELPEDTLANIRAYIDDGGVVFLHADRASGRFTDSAAKLFERMFRDRGYRFEVLPEDHPVFHCHFGGPASVWERRPPLRGMSDGSRVAVFLCPVDIAGAWHQERTRFVDLFRIFVNLRVYTAPPYQQLPRRMPDGPTAQRANVGRARVSVGTFKHAGEWDRHPNTWRRYGSGSDSRCGISIDDRGIITAASAADRSSLPDVLHVKVPTAGGPTEAEAKFLISAMSAGTVVLIDAADGMSAGISAVPQWVEALNFGRREVLAQDHPIATGAFEGGNRLISLQTTDAGASLRQGDAAPPIYLRTIENRVALIACPFDLSAGMDRHFIWNRVGYLPESTNQIMDNILLWTLEQRRGAASNER, from the coding sequence ATGCCTGAGAGAACTTTCCACGGTTGCTTCGCGAGCCTGACCCGTGACGTCCGCACGAGGCTTGCGCTCGGGTGGCTCCTTGCCATCTCGGTGTCTGCATCGACGGTCGGCGCTGCGATGGCGGAACCGACAACCGCCGATGTCGACGCCGAGATCGGTCAGGGTATCGCGGCGTTGCTTGATGCGATTCAGCTCGAGGATGACATTCAGTACAGCCCGGCCGGCAAGCCCGGCCAGACGATCCGATTGCAGGGGATCATCGGCCGGCGGACGAAGAAGTGGATCGAGATCAAGAACAAGGACGGCAGGACGGTTCAGATTCCGCTCGATGCCATTACGGTCTGGAACCGCTCCGGTTATGTGAAAAACGAGCTGAGTTCGTACTACCTCGGCGGTCCGACCGCGCTGGCGGGGTTGGCCCTGCTGAGCGCCGGCGTGGGCCACAACGATCCGAAGATGGCGTCGCTGCTGGAAACCCTGATCGCCGAGCCGAACATGCAATCCGGCACATACGTCCATAGCCTTCGTGCCGCGATGCTCAGCGCCCTATTGGACCGCAATTTATCGCCGACGACGCGTACCAAATACGCGCGACTTCTGCGACGGGAAGTGAACTGGCTCGCCGGCGCCGGCCGGGGCAACGGCGGCTACGGTTATACATTGGACGACGCCCCCCACTGGGATCACTCCAACACGCAATTCGCCAATCTCGGCCTGTGGGCCGGGGCGCTCGCCGACGTGGGCACAAAGAGAAGCGTGTGGTCCTTGATGCGAGACCATTGGCTGACATCGCAGACGGACTCCGGCGGCTGGTCTTACCGTGACAACAATTCATCACCAACATCTTCCATGACCCTTGCGGGGTGCAATAGTCTTTTCATCGTTCTCGATCGTTACTTCCCGCTGCGGGAAGGTCGCTATGTTGTCTTCGAGGGCATTCCTCCCAATCGAAAGGCTCGCGAGGCGATGAAGCGGGTTTATGACGCGATTTTGCGCGGCGACGCGTTTCTCACTACGAATCCGCCGGACGTCAGTCAGCACGAAGGCTACGAATTATTCGGTCTTGAGCGGCTGGGGCTGGCAAGCGGCCGGGCACGTATCGGCGGCGTGGACTGGTACGCGAGCAATCTCAAAAAAATCCTGGGGCGCGAATGGGGACGAAGCGTCGTGGCCGATTCATTTGCGCTTATCTTCCTCGCGCACGGCCAGGCTCCCATTTTCATTCAAAAAATGCAGTACGGAGCCGACGAGGACCAGTGGAACTACTACTACCGCGATCTGGCGGGCATTACGCGATTCCTGAGCAAGTCGTTTGAACGACTGTATCGATGGCAGATTGTCGGTTCACATGCCACGCTTGACGAACTGCGCGACGCCCCGATTCTGTATCTTTCCGGAAGCGGAATACTTGAACTGCCCGAGGACACACTCGCCAACATTCGCGCGTACATCGACGACGGCGGGGTTGTGTTTCTCCATGCCGATCGGGCAAGCGGCCGGTTCACCGACTCAGCCGCGAAGCTCTTTGAGCGGATGTTTCGCGATCGGGGATATCGCTTTGAAGTGCTTCCCGAGGACCATCCCGTTTTTCACTGCCACTTCGGAGGGCCCGCTTCGGTCTGGGAGAGACGCCCACCGCTTCGAGGCATGTCGGATGGATCGCGCGTCGCCGTTTTTCTTTGTCCGGTCGATATTGCCGGGGCCTGGCATCAGGAGCGCACGCGATTTGTCGATCTGTTTCGGATCTTTGTGAACCTGAGAGTTTACACCGCCCCACCGTATCAGCAGCTACCGCGGAGGATGCCCGATGGGCCGACCGCGCAACGAGCCAACGTTGGCCGGGCCCGAGTTTCGGTGGGGACATTCAAACATGCCGGTGAGTGGGACCGACACCCGAATACTTGGCGGCGATATGGCAGTGGCAGCGACAGCCGCTGCGGCATCTCGATTGACGATCGCGGAATCATTACCGCTGCCAGCGCCGCAGATCGCTCGAGCTTGCCGGACGTCCTGCATGTGAAAGTGCCGACCGCGGGAGGACCGACCGAGGCGGAAGCCAAGTTTCTCATTTCGGCGATGAGCGCCGGTACGGTCGTTCTGATCGACGCAGCGGATGGGATGTCAGCGGGCATCTCCGCCGTTCCGCAATGGGTCGAGGCCCTCAACTTCGGCCGTCGCGAGGTACTCGCTCAGGATCATCCGATCGCCACCGGCGCGTTTGAGGGTGGCAATCGTCTCATTTCATTGCAGACAACGGATGCCGGTGCATCTCTGAGGCAGGGCGACGCGGCGCCGCCGATTTACCTGCGAACCATCGAGAATCGTGTGGCCCTGATAGCCTGCCCGTTCGACCTGTCCGCGGGGATGGATCGGCACTTTATCTGGAATCGCGTCGGCTACCTGCCGGAATCAACGAATCAGATCATGGACAACATCCTGCTATGGACACTCGAACAGAGACGGGGCGCCGCTTCGAACGAGCGCTGA
- a CDS encoding DNA-3-methyladenine glycosylase I — protein MPKAVDTGSLDGRVRCQWAATDPMLAAYHDDEWGVPIRSDAGHLERMSLEVFQCGLSWKIVLQKRPAFRKLFHGFKVDRVAALKARDINRICDDPAIIRNRRKIEAVVSNARAFLEIAGRHRSYGRWFNQLPAATPRDRAELFKEFRKTFKFMGPETTKCYLMGVGKIDPEHDRKCWRAQT, from the coding sequence ATGCCAAAGGCCGTTGATACCGGTTCGCTTGATGGTCGGGTGCGTTGCCAGTGGGCTGCGACCGACCCGATGCTGGCGGCGTATCATGATGATGAGTGGGGCGTCCCCATTCGCTCTGACGCAGGGCACTTGGAGCGGATGTCGCTCGAGGTGTTTCAGTGCGGGCTATCTTGGAAGATCGTGCTTCAGAAGCGGCCGGCGTTTCGCAAGCTCTTCCACGGATTCAAAGTGGACCGCGTCGCGGCACTCAAGGCGAGAGATATCAACAGAATTTGCGATGATCCGGCAATCATCCGCAATCGTAGAAAGATCGAGGCGGTCGTGTCTAATGCCCGTGCCTTCCTGGAGATTGCCGGTCGGCACCGATCTTATGGCCGTTGGTTTAATCAGTTGCCCGCAGCCACGCCCCGGGACCGGGCCGAGCTGTTTAAGGAATTTCGAAAGACGTTTAAGTTCATGGGTCCGGAGACGACGAAGTGCTATCTCATGGGCGTCGGAAAAATCGATCCCGAGCACGATCGGAAATGCTGGCGCGCCCAAACATAA
- a CDS encoding tetratricopeptide repeat protein translates to MGGRRKKRGANGSPPEQVGSQVTPGEHAAASKRRVQLAAATALAFILGVFVYGNTLGADFTLDDVPIIEENTIIRDLGKWREYFTTNYWGESAKYNDKSLYRPLTILSYAVNYAAHGNEPRGYHAVNIVLHGAASALVVLMLAAMFGDVFAAAIAGILFAVHPIHTEAVAGIVGRAEIMAAIGVLGCCLGYVKAMHATKRGAAVAWLTLSVVAYAFGCYSKEIAVVAPVLILLWELTAGVQRRIAFQKRSLATIAAFLSFAAIAMKFIIMRKEAILTVSKNIGFVGVSDFDRVLTGLRVCLEYVGLLLAPITLSADYWVTDVPLAHSVAEPGVAAAGAVLVILVGVMIWSWRRMPMLAWGVGAFLIALFPVSNLPFAIGVMKAERILYTPSIGFIAAFAAVLAMAWRRVSLRPTVVGVTILVSTLYAVRTVARNRDWQNNRVLAEATLRTSPESTIFNTIIATEYRAAGDNVSARRHLERALAGQPDNTTSLFNLGNIELDEKRFEKAVDLYRRALAVEPNYLSALNNLGRALAELKRFEEAAEVLERSRSLRPESPASYVNLLSIYIQTRNMTVALPLAEEALRRFPNEAAVHWNAGSVLSIVGRKEEGAAVLRRAKELDKGSVERDIRTSLD, encoded by the coding sequence ATGGGCGGTCGAAGGAAAAAACGAGGCGCGAATGGATCGCCACCGGAGCAGGTCGGCAGCCAGGTGACGCCTGGCGAGCATGCGGCGGCTTCGAAGCGGCGGGTGCAATTGGCCGCTGCCACGGCACTTGCATTCATATTGGGCGTATTTGTGTACGGCAATACGCTCGGCGCGGATTTCACGCTGGATGATGTCCCGATCATCGAGGAAAACACGATCATCCGCGATCTGGGCAAGTGGCGAGAGTATTTCACGACGAACTATTGGGGGGAGAGTGCCAAGTACAACGACAAGAGCCTCTACCGGCCGCTGACGATTCTGTCGTATGCCGTGAACTATGCGGCGCACGGGAATGAGCCGAGGGGCTACCACGCGGTCAACATCGTTCTGCACGGGGCTGCATCGGCGCTGGTGGTCTTGATGCTTGCAGCGATGTTTGGCGACGTTTTTGCGGCTGCGATCGCGGGCATTCTTTTTGCGGTTCACCCGATTCATACCGAGGCGGTGGCCGGGATTGTCGGGCGCGCGGAGATCATGGCGGCGATCGGCGTGCTGGGGTGCTGCCTGGGGTATGTGAAGGCCATGCACGCGACAAAGCGGGGCGCCGCGGTTGCATGGCTGACGCTCAGCGTGGTCGCTTATGCGTTTGGCTGTTACTCAAAAGAGATCGCGGTTGTGGCGCCTGTCTTGATCCTGCTTTGGGAGCTGACAGCGGGAGTCCAACGCCGCATCGCCTTTCAAAAGCGGTCGCTGGCTACGATTGCCGCTTTCTTATCATTCGCCGCAATCGCGATGAAATTCATTATCATGCGCAAGGAGGCGATCCTTACGGTCAGCAAGAACATTGGGTTCGTCGGGGTCAGTGACTTCGACCGGGTGCTGACGGGTCTTCGCGTTTGTCTTGAGTATGTCGGGCTGCTGCTGGCTCCGATCACGCTTTCGGCAGATTACTGGGTCACGGATGTTCCGCTAGCGCACAGCGTCGCGGAGCCCGGGGTGGCGGCTGCCGGCGCGGTACTGGTGATCCTTGTCGGCGTGATGATCTGGTCGTGGCGGCGCATGCCGATGTTGGCATGGGGTGTCGGGGCTTTTCTGATCGCCCTGTTTCCGGTGTCGAATCTGCCGTTTGCCATTGGGGTGATGAAGGCGGAGCGAATTCTTTACACGCCGTCGATCGGCTTTATCGCCGCGTTTGCGGCGGTGCTTGCGATGGCGTGGCGGCGGGTTTCGCTGCGGCCGACAGTGGTGGGCGTGACCATTCTCGTATCAACACTGTACGCGGTGAGGACGGTGGCGCGTAACAGGGACTGGCAGAACAATCGCGTGCTTGCAGAAGCGACGCTGCGCACATCGCCCGAATCCACGATTTTCAACACGATCATCGCGACTGAGTATCGCGCGGCCGGCGACAATGTCAGTGCACGACGTCACCTTGAGAGGGCACTGGCCGGTCAGCCGGACAATACGACGTCGCTGTTCAATCTGGGAAACATCGAGCTCGATGAGAAGCGGTTTGAAAAGGCGGTTGACCTTTATCGCCGGGCACTGGCGGTGGAGCCGAATTATCTGTCCGCGCTTAACAACCTGGGGCGAGCGCTGGCGGAGTTGAAGCGATTTGAGGAGGCGGCCGAGGTGCTGGAGAGATCACGCAGTCTCAGGCCGGAAAGCCCCGCCTCGTACGTCAATCTGCTGTCCATTTATATCCAGACGCGTAACATGACGGTTGCCCTGCCGCTGGCGGAAGAGGCGTTGAGGCGATTTCCCAACGAGGCTGCGGTTCACTGGAATGCGGGAAGCGTCCTGAGCATCGTCGGACGGAAGGAGGAGGGGGCGGCTGTGTTACGGCGAGCCAAGGAACTCGATAAAGGGTCGGTTGAGCGGGATATTCGGACGTCGCTGGACTGA
- a CDS encoding TIR domain-containing protein → MHDHAPQSDGGDHQPADEDASQSSIYVCFEPDQTLCAERIDGWHRTNDDLAEYSARVETPIDAPEALEIKARLSRQIHSADVLVCVIGATTWLNEWVSWELDTAKADANHKGLVAIMLHHQDLPPKQLQDAGTVFIRFRREQLEGAIVFARQVPNHEEDFMFLDE, encoded by the coding sequence TTGCACGATCACGCGCCCCAGAGTGACGGGGGAGATCATCAACCGGCTGACGAGGACGCTTCGCAGTCCAGCATATACGTATGCTTCGAGCCGGACCAGACCCTTTGTGCCGAGCGGATCGACGGCTGGCACCGGACGAACGACGACCTTGCGGAGTATAGCGCTCGCGTGGAGACGCCGATCGACGCGCCTGAGGCGCTGGAGATCAAGGCGAGGCTGAGTCGGCAGATCCATTCGGCTGACGTGCTGGTGTGTGTGATTGGTGCGACGACATGGCTTAACGAGTGGGTGTCATGGGAACTGGATACGGCGAAGGCGGACGCGAACCACAAGGGGCTGGTGGCGATCATGCTGCATCATCAGGATCTGCCGCCGAAGCAGTTACAAGACGCCGGAACGGTATTCATCCGTTTTCGCCGAGAGCAACTTGAAGGGGCCATCGTCTTTGCCCGACAGGTGCCGAATCACGAAGAAGACTTTATGTTTCTCGATGAGTGA